The proteins below are encoded in one region of Parvicella tangerina:
- a CDS encoding tetratricopeptide repeat protein — protein MKIRFTYLLLVLLGFASCKTRQNNGQQNPSSSHSDTELEALLIEATTEKLLKNYDKAEALFLSIVKVEPEAAVAYFELSEIYQVRQDANASLEYAKKAVELSPDNEWYLANLASVYFRTNQFEEASKAYNELLEIDPNNTTYIFNLAEVYLYQGKLEESLPLYNRIEEQMGLSEELIMHKNKIHLQLGQPDSAIAEMNKLIESNPTEPRYYGILADLYEEMGEGQKALETYQKILTIDPMNGYVHLSLYEYYKYHGQKDKSKEELRLAFESPQVDVYTKSEILSEYFINSERNEDLKAFAYELLDVCISVHPEEGIGYIIYADYLNRDAEYDKAISMMEKALQFEAADYSLHYQFMVALTSNNNFVKLDSASENAMELFPNQPAFYYFNGIANIQTKNYERAIEVLDLGKDLVFDNNQLKGDFFQYLGDACNGAKQYEQSDYYYDQALSLNPNNVYVLNNYAYYLSLRKAKLDKAAEMSKKANELYPNNATYMDTYGWVLYQQGKYLDAELWLQKALDNGGRSSGEVLEHYGDALFQLNKKEEALEYWIQAKEKGGASALIDQKIEEKELIEE, from the coding sequence TTGAAGATCAGGTTCACATATTTATTATTGGTTTTGCTTGGTTTTGCTTCCTGCAAGACCCGGCAAAACAACGGTCAGCAGAACCCTTCTTCATCCCACTCTGATACTGAGTTAGAAGCCCTACTCATAGAGGCTACAACAGAAAAATTGCTCAAGAATTATGACAAGGCTGAAGCGCTGTTTTTGTCCATTGTCAAAGTTGAACCTGAAGCAGCTGTTGCCTATTTTGAGCTCTCTGAAATTTATCAAGTAAGACAAGACGCTAACGCATCCCTTGAGTATGCGAAAAAAGCAGTTGAATTGTCTCCAGATAATGAGTGGTACCTCGCAAACCTTGCTAGTGTTTATTTTAGAACCAATCAATTTGAAGAAGCTTCAAAAGCCTATAACGAATTACTTGAGATCGACCCGAATAATACTACCTATATTTTTAATCTGGCGGAAGTATATCTTTATCAAGGTAAACTGGAAGAGTCGTTGCCACTATACAACCGAATTGAGGAGCAAATGGGTCTCTCTGAGGAATTGATCATGCACAAAAATAAAATTCACCTTCAGCTGGGTCAGCCAGATAGTGCCATTGCTGAAATGAATAAACTCATCGAGAGTAACCCCACCGAACCTCGTTACTACGGCATCTTAGCTGATCTCTACGAAGAAATGGGAGAAGGACAAAAAGCCCTCGAGACTTATCAAAAGATCCTGACCATAGATCCAATGAATGGATATGTCCATTTGTCGCTTTATGAGTACTATAAATACCACGGTCAAAAGGATAAATCAAAAGAAGAGTTGCGCCTAGCCTTTGAAAGCCCACAAGTTGATGTCTACACAAAGTCTGAAATTTTGAGCGAATATTTTATTAATTCTGAGCGTAACGAAGACCTGAAAGCTTTTGCCTATGAGCTCTTAGATGTTTGCATCTCTGTTCATCCAGAGGAAGGGATAGGTTACATTATCTATGCAGACTATCTCAATCGAGACGCTGAATACGACAAGGCGATCAGCATGATGGAAAAAGCGCTGCAATTTGAAGCTGCAGACTACAGTCTTCACTACCAATTTATGGTTGCGTTAACTTCCAACAATAACTTTGTAAAGTTAGACAGCGCTAGCGAAAATGCAATGGAGCTTTTCCCCAACCAACCAGCCTTTTATTATTTTAACGGGATTGCTAACATTCAAACCAAGAACTATGAAAGGGCTATTGAAGTACTTGATCTGGGTAAAGACCTGGTTTTTGACAATAACCAATTAAAAGGCGATTTCTTTCAATATTTGGGTGATGCATGCAATGGAGCTAAACAATACGAGCAGAGCGACTATTACTATGATCAGGCGTTGAGTCTAAATCCCAACAATGTGTATGTACTTAATAACTATGCCTACTACCTTTCTCTGAGAAAAGCAAAACTGGATAAAGCGGCTGAAATGTCCAAGAAGGCCAATGAGCTTTATCCCAATAATGCGACTTACATGGATACCTATGGGTGGGTTCTTTATCAACAAGGAAAGTACTTAGATGCCGAACTCTGGTTACAGAAAGCGCTTGACAATGGTGGGAGAAGTAGCGGGGAGGTCCTGGAACACTATGGCGATGCGTTATTTCAACTCAACAAAAAAGAAGAAGCACTAGAATATTGGATACAAGCAAAAGAAAAAGGAGGAGCCTCGGCACTGATTGATCAAAAAATTGAAGAAAAAGAACTAATTGAAGAATAG
- a CDS encoding murein hydrolase activator EnvC family protein encodes MSNVRLIILLFISLFCVSSFAQSSKKLKEKEKQLQQKIENTKNLIKLTKNSEQLTIAELAILNHQIAYREELVLNINYQMRKIEDEIESIEMQIVQIENNINILKDEYAKMLQYAYKNRNDEFNLFYVFSAETYSEAYKRMQYIEQYADYRTNQIRKIQETKVLLDSNLVQLQSAKTEKEQIASLQEEEKQNFLKDQEEQKEALLKLKLNEQKYVAQLKAHQKEKEKLQAEINAAIVAEMEKMKKEKEGFSLTPEAASLAKSFTSNKGKLPWPVEKGAITTRYGKHQHDQYAGVQIDNKGVDITTEQGAEVRAVFGGKVSSVFTIPGAGKVVMISHGNYRTVYANLKEVYVSKGDKIDTKQKIGKLLPATAGNVSEAHLEIWKISSSGTNTENPELWIKK; translated from the coding sequence ATGAGTAACGTTCGTCTTATCATATTGCTCTTTATTTCTCTATTCTGTGTCTCTTCTTTTGCTCAATCCAGTAAGAAACTGAAGGAAAAGGAGAAGCAACTGCAGCAAAAGATCGAAAACACAAAAAACCTTATTAAACTTACGAAAAATTCAGAACAACTCACTATCGCTGAGTTAGCCATTCTAAACCATCAGATTGCCTATCGTGAGGAGCTTGTGCTCAATATCAATTATCAGATGCGTAAAATCGAAGATGAAATTGAGTCTATTGAGATGCAGATTGTTCAAATAGAGAACAATATTAATATTCTCAAAGACGAGTATGCAAAAATGCTTCAATACGCCTATAAAAACAGAAATGACGAGTTCAATTTATTTTATGTTTTTTCTGCTGAAACCTATTCTGAGGCCTATAAAAGAATGCAATATATTGAACAGTATGCAGACTATAGAACTAACCAGATCCGAAAAATACAAGAAACCAAAGTACTTTTGGATAGCAACCTGGTTCAACTGCAATCCGCTAAAACTGAGAAAGAGCAAATTGCTTCATTGCAAGAAGAGGAAAAGCAAAACTTTCTCAAGGATCAGGAAGAACAGAAAGAAGCTCTTCTTAAGTTAAAGTTAAATGAGCAGAAGTATGTTGCCCAACTAAAAGCCCATCAAAAGGAGAAAGAAAAACTCCAGGCGGAAATCAATGCGGCAATTGTTGCGGAGATGGAAAAAATGAAAAAAGAAAAGGAGGGGTTTTCCTTAACTCCCGAAGCAGCATCATTAGCAAAGTCTTTTACATCCAATAAGGGGAAATTACCTTGGCCAGTTGAAAAAGGCGCCATCACCACCCGATATGGAAAGCACCAACACGATCAATATGCAGGCGTTCAAATCGATAATAAAGGTGTTGATATCACTACCGAGCAGGGGGCTGAAGTTAGGGCTGTTTTTGGAGGAAAAGTAAGTAGTGTATTTACCATCCCCGGTGCTGGCAAGGTAGTCATGATTAGTCATGGTAACTATCGAACAGTTTATGCCAACCTGAAAGAAGTATATGTTTCAAAAGGAGATAAAATCGACACCAAACAAAAGATCGGAAAGCTTTTACCCGCTACAGCTGGAAATGTCTCTGAGGCACATTTAGAAATTTGGAAAATCTCTTCGTCAGGCACCAACACGGAAAACCCAGAACTTTGGATAAAAAAATAA
- a CDS encoding DUF4292 domain-containing protein, whose amino-acid sequence MKNSRYIYFGVIITLILSMPSCKSRKTDGDDIKLKNYSDQELIAFMTQSNPTCSFVKSKGNVEVSFRGEDFSLRGNFRIQKDSLTWVSLSKSTIPVATSLISKDSLKVLIKAGNKGYYLNTIDKINELINSDIDYELLEDFFLGKAVAFDYENDYKVQKDDNLYLISSEKSKKIEKLLRKGKIKDEPILYRCWIEPLHFKCKKVIINLLDQDAELTVTYDNWEDTEQGIFPMYAALSLVTPLDSAALEVNYSKIDCVDKLSFPFRIPDSYEPIQLNNE is encoded by the coding sequence TTGAAGAATAGCAGATACATATACTTTGGAGTGATCATTACGCTTATTCTCAGTATGCCGTCTTGTAAGTCACGAAAAACAGATGGGGATGACATCAAGCTTAAGAATTACTCCGATCAGGAGCTTATTGCATTCATGACGCAATCAAACCCCACATGCTCATTTGTTAAAAGTAAAGGAAATGTAGAAGTTTCTTTTAGAGGTGAAGACTTTTCATTGCGGGGTAATTTTAGAATTCAGAAAGATAGCCTCACATGGGTTTCTCTTTCTAAATCAACCATTCCAGTTGCCACCTCACTGATCTCAAAGGATAGTTTAAAAGTGCTGATAAAAGCAGGAAATAAAGGATATTACCTTAATACCATTGACAAAATCAATGAACTAATCAACTCAGATATCGACTACGAACTGCTCGAAGACTTCTTTTTAGGAAAAGCTGTAGCCTTTGATTATGAAAATGATTACAAGGTGCAGAAAGATGATAACCTATATTTGATCAGTTCAGAAAAATCCAAGAAGATCGAAAAGCTACTGAGAAAAGGAAAGATCAAAGATGAGCCTATTCTTTATCGATGTTGGATAGAACCCCTGCACTTTAAGTGTAAAAAGGTTATCATTAATTTGTTGGATCAGGATGCTGAACTTACCGTTACCTATGACAATTGGGAAGACACTGAACAAGGTATCTTTCCCATGTATGCAGCACTCAGTTTGGTCACACCGTTAGACTCAGCTGCTCTGGAAGTGAATTACTCGAAAATTGACTGTGTAGATAAACTCTCGTTTCCGTTTAGAATTCCCGACAGTTACGAACCAATTCAACTCAATAATGAGTAA
- a CDS encoding T9SS type A sorting domain-containing protein, whose product MKQILSFLFLSISSVFIAQSPGGVSSSLQLWLKADAGVTGNPVTIWNDQSGNGFNATSGSGPDVLSNDINFNSSLSFDGSSQVLQVTNGIFGASTFTDAWVFIINKTNTVQNQTVFWESLSGGDRFGAHLPWGDDNVYFDLGTCCGSSRISTNWGTTAGQYHLWTFGTSTSTSTPSGTRKSIWRDGLTIGTSNNNDSGTGNNNNFYIGGSGGGSHHGDIAEIIVYNGTPSAAALSRIHSYLGIKYGITLDQTTAQAYVNSSGTNIYASQAAGSHDAYDNDIAGIGRDDNSALDQRKSTSINSDAKVIMDKGGAFASDNDFLVWGNDDGNLAVSTSGAHPSYNYISQRTWRVDITGAPGTVSVSFLLGGAWSNTGNAADYALIIDGSDNDFTSGAVAHTTGATINGDTLTFTGVNFSDGDYFTFATDNIAPYPGGVIADLKIWLKANSGVTGTSNVTAWSDNGGYSNDLSTATGPELIQSGLNYNPTLSFNGTNEELISATSIWKTNAVSDVNVYLVAETGTIKTNVVFRETTAGTNGRFSAHLPWTDNDVYFDAGPCCGSGNRISAAWGGSTGEDFLWTFNASTSVSSPEGNAHEIMRDGNSLTSDNGYSGFSGNGSTFAIGSSGGGSYFAGEIAEIAVYEGTLTQTQQHQIHSYFAINFATGSNVVAPTSYNNSTDIVEFDVDFPVGSRFFTIGTVNINQAPLPVELTQFEAEIFDKSVHLFWTTASEVNNDYFEVQRSADGEHFETILTVKGAGNSTTVIDYMEADLSPLDGISYYRLSQVDFDGTSHYSNVVVVNFDFPSGADPNMDVYPNPAQKEDLKLSLQNFKGQEILIVVRDIMGAEHFSKVKVIENDNEIIAISLDQHLPAGTYFVTASSENQLFSKKILITK is encoded by the coding sequence ATGAAACAAATTTTATCTTTTCTTTTCCTTTCAATCTCTTCTGTTTTCATTGCGCAAAGTCCTGGAGGGGTTTCCTCAAGTTTGCAACTCTGGCTCAAAGCGGATGCTGGGGTAACTGGCAATCCTGTCACTATCTGGAATGACCAAAGCGGGAACGGATTTAACGCAACATCAGGGTCAGGTCCTGATGTTCTCAGCAACGATATCAACTTTAACTCAAGCCTGTCTTTTGATGGTTCTTCGCAGGTTCTTCAAGTCACCAACGGTATATTTGGTGCTTCTACGTTTACGGATGCATGGGTTTTTATAATTAATAAAACCAATACCGTGCAAAATCAAACTGTTTTTTGGGAATCTTTAAGTGGAGGAGATCGTTTTGGTGCCCACCTTCCATGGGGAGATGATAATGTTTATTTTGACCTTGGAACTTGCTGTGGTTCATCACGTATTAGCACAAATTGGGGAACAACTGCAGGTCAGTATCACTTATGGACATTCGGAACAAGCACTTCAACCTCAACACCATCCGGAACGAGAAAGTCCATTTGGAGAGATGGATTAACCATAGGTACTAGCAACAACAATGATTCAGGAACAGGAAACAACAATAATTTTTATATTGGAGGTTCTGGTGGTGGGTCACATCACGGTGATATTGCAGAGATTATCGTGTATAATGGAACTCCTTCTGCTGCAGCTTTAAGTAGAATCCACTCCTACTTAGGAATAAAATACGGAATAACGTTAGATCAGACAACTGCACAAGCTTATGTCAATTCTTCAGGAACAAATATTTACGCATCTCAGGCAGCTGGCTCACACGATGCCTATGATAATGACATAGCTGGAATTGGTAGGGATGATAACTCAGCATTGGATCAGCGAAAATCAACGAGCATTAATTCTGATGCCAAGGTAATAATGGACAAAGGAGGTGCCTTTGCAAGTGATAACGACTTTTTGGTTTGGGGAAATGATGACGGCAATCTTGCGGTCAGTACTTCTGGTGCTCACCCTAGCTATAACTACATTTCCCAGAGAACCTGGCGAGTAGATATCACTGGCGCTCCAGGAACTGTTTCGGTGAGTTTTCTCCTAGGTGGTGCCTGGTCAAATACTGGAAATGCGGCAGACTATGCGCTTATAATTGATGGAAGCGATAATGATTTTACTAGTGGCGCTGTTGCGCACACAACAGGAGCAACTATAAATGGTGATACTTTGACATTTACTGGGGTCAACTTTTCAGATGGCGATTATTTTACTTTTGCAACAGACAACATTGCTCCTTACCCTGGAGGAGTCATAGCAGACCTAAAAATCTGGTTAAAAGCTAACAGCGGAGTTACTGGAACAAGTAACGTTACGGCTTGGTCTGACAATGGTGGATATAGTAATGACCTTAGCACAGCCACAGGACCCGAACTTATTCAGTCAGGTTTAAATTATAATCCAACTCTCTCTTTCAACGGAACAAATGAAGAGTTGATCTCAGCTACTTCCATCTGGAAAACAAATGCGGTAAGTGATGTAAACGTCTACTTGGTGGCAGAAACAGGAACGATCAAAACAAATGTGGTCTTTCGTGAGACAACTGCTGGTACTAATGGTAGATTCAGTGCACACCTGCCCTGGACAGATAACGATGTTTATTTTGATGCCGGACCTTGTTGTGGGTCTGGTAATAGGATTAGTGCTGCTTGGGGAGGAAGTACTGGAGAAGACTTTCTTTGGACTTTTAATGCCAGCACCTCCGTTTCATCTCCTGAAGGTAATGCGCATGAGATTATGCGAGACGGCAACTCCTTAACTTCAGACAATGGATATAGCGGTTTTTCTGGGAATGGATCAACATTCGCTATTGGGAGCTCTGGAGGAGGGTCGTATTTTGCTGGCGAAATTGCTGAAATTGCCGTATATGAAGGTACGCTTACTCAAACGCAGCAACATCAAATTCACTCCTACTTTGCCATAAATTTTGCCACAGGCTCAAATGTAGTTGCTCCTACCAGTTACAACAACAGTACGGATATTGTTGAGTTCGATGTAGACTTTCCAGTTGGTTCTCGTTTTTTTACTATCGGAACGGTTAACATTAATCAAGCTCCTCTTCCTGTCGAACTGACTCAGTTTGAAGCTGAAATCTTCGACAAGTCTGTTCACCTATTCTGGACCACTGCTTCAGAAGTTAACAACGATTATTTTGAGGTACAGCGTTCAGCAGACGGTGAGCATTTTGAGACAATATTAACTGTTAAGGGGGCAGGAAACTCGACAACTGTTATTGACTATATGGAGGCAGACCTTTCTCCTCTTGATGGAATTTCATACTACCGCCTGAGTCAAGTAGACTTTGATGGCACGAGTCATTACTCTAATGTAGTTGTGGTCAACTTTGACTTTCCCTCTGGCGCAGATCCAAACATGGATGTTTATCCAAACCCTGCCCAAAAAGAAGACTTAAAGCTAAGTTTACAGAACTTCAAAGGGCAAGAAATTCTGATTGTTGTAAGGGATATAATGGGCGCTGAGCATTTCTCAAAGGTGAAGGTAATCGAAAATGATAATGAGATCATTGCAATAAGTCTTGACCAGCATCTTCCAGCAGGAACCTACTTTGTTACTGCCAGCTCTGAAAATCAACTCTTTAGCAAAAAAATCCTAATTACTAAATAA
- a CDS encoding hybrid sensor histidine kinase/response regulator codes for MKRASFELRVTIITLLLFSMVAILGLFAYKSYNEIVNELRDNTVDNAELVYTKATLENIYRAGINVKSYTITKDSAYLNKYEQFRGKVYDQLAEIESIDFKEDHQPIVDSIIKLSYLKVDQMDSLLKIHVAQRVNNAIDTAYQKIMEETEDVNASNKKSKIFLFFNNLKKKKDKGETEVAISEVEESLSEVKETEAKLNEELIQKELILINYGNELAEKISYQITKLESLEADRLTETSKKVKKDIQSLNNQVLIICAFLVAFLALLVVSILSYIRKNTRVRLLLKKAKKEAERLAKAREEFIANVSHEIRTPMNAISGFTDQIAKGPLTTEQREHVDMVRKSTAHLLHLVNDVLDISKLQRGKVVLEELSFNANDVFADVASFIRPLAEEKNSDLILEIKSNTPSVLCGDIHRLQQILLNILSNAVKFTENGKIKMEVFPTLIEQDQVVLNIIVSDTGIGMTQEQLKKIFQEFEQAQASTTRNYGGTGLGLPITKRLISLFNGSINIESEKDKGTKVVLELPFKFGKEEKVVKIQQEKEIDTDFLIGKRILVVDDEPFNRKLLRSMLKDKHVELSEAENGKEAVKLVKSNDYDVVLMDVRMPELNGMEATKKIRKINDHTKKDVLIIALTAAVTDKDKQNYLNSGMNGLVPKPFKELEVITAIYKGMNFSKKEKSKQENTVENSLSDFNEMNTEVDFSELVKLSGNDQAFYRDMLQTFINGAEEALENIKNAQEKGALEKIPNYAHKISAPARHLGAEKLYKVLKKIELDGRKQVFDQYESLIKLLNEELKAVLALVKRDLEK; via the coding sequence ATGAAGAGAGCAAGTTTTGAGTTGCGCGTAACGATTATTACCTTACTATTATTCTCTATGGTGGCCATACTTGGCTTGTTCGCCTACAAGAGCTATAATGAAATTGTAAATGAACTTAGGGATAACACGGTAGATAATGCTGAACTCGTTTATACGAAGGCAACATTAGAAAACATTTATCGGGCAGGTATAAATGTTAAGTCTTATACCATAACAAAGGATTCTGCCTACCTGAACAAGTATGAGCAGTTTAGAGGTAAAGTTTATGATCAACTTGCAGAAATAGAGTCTATTGATTTTAAAGAGGATCATCAACCCATTGTCGATTCTATCATTAAGTTGTCTTATTTAAAAGTAGATCAAATGGATTCGCTGCTCAAGATCCACGTTGCCCAACGCGTCAATAATGCCATTGACACTGCTTATCAGAAAATCATGGAGGAAACGGAAGACGTAAATGCTAGTAATAAAAAAAGCAAAATCTTCTTATTTTTTAACAATCTCAAAAAAAAGAAAGACAAAGGAGAAACCGAAGTGGCGATATCTGAAGTGGAAGAAAGTTTAAGTGAAGTGAAGGAAACTGAGGCAAAGCTAAACGAAGAGTTGATCCAGAAAGAACTTATTTTGATTAATTACGGGAACGAACTCGCAGAGAAGATTTCGTATCAGATTACTAAGCTTGAGAGCCTTGAGGCTGACCGGTTAACAGAGACTTCTAAAAAAGTCAAAAAAGATATTCAGAGCTTAAACAATCAAGTACTTATCATTTGTGCTTTTTTGGTTGCCTTTTTAGCGTTATTAGTAGTGAGCATATTGAGCTATATAAGAAAGAATACTCGCGTAAGGTTGCTTCTAAAAAAGGCAAAAAAAGAGGCAGAAAGACTCGCTAAAGCAAGAGAGGAGTTTATTGCGAATGTGAGCCATGAAATTAGAACACCGATGAATGCAATTTCGGGCTTTACGGATCAGATCGCTAAGGGACCGTTAACAACTGAACAGCGAGAGCATGTTGATATGGTTCGTAAATCTACTGCTCACCTTCTCCACCTGGTGAACGATGTGTTGGATATTTCTAAACTGCAGAGAGGAAAGGTTGTGCTGGAAGAATTGAGTTTTAATGCTAACGATGTCTTTGCAGATGTTGCGTCATTCATTCGTCCTCTTGCCGAGGAAAAGAACTCTGATTTGATCCTTGAAATCAAGTCAAATACACCGTCAGTTTTATGTGGAGACATTCATCGCTTGCAGCAAATACTTTTGAATATATTAAGCAATGCTGTCAAGTTTACTGAAAACGGGAAGATCAAAATGGAAGTTTTCCCAACTTTGATAGAACAAGATCAGGTAGTTTTGAACATTATAGTTTCCGATACAGGAATTGGAATGACACAAGAACAATTGAAGAAAATCTTTCAGGAGTTTGAACAGGCCCAGGCAAGTACAACCAGAAATTATGGAGGAACAGGTCTTGGGCTTCCGATTACAAAGCGCTTAATAAGTTTGTTTAATGGCTCAATAAATATAGAAAGTGAGAAGGATAAGGGAACAAAAGTGGTACTTGAACTTCCTTTCAAGTTTGGAAAAGAAGAAAAAGTTGTCAAAATCCAACAGGAGAAGGAAATAGACACTGACTTTCTAATCGGAAAACGAATTCTAGTTGTTGACGATGAGCCGTTTAATAGAAAATTGCTGCGAAGCATGCTAAAGGATAAGCACGTTGAACTTAGTGAAGCCGAAAACGGAAAAGAAGCTGTCAAGCTAGTTAAAAGCAATGACTATGATGTTGTTCTAATGGATGTAAGAATGCCTGAACTAAACGGTATGGAGGCAACAAAAAAAATTAGAAAGATAAATGACCATACCAAAAAAGATGTATTAATCATTGCGTTAACGGCTGCTGTTACAGATAAGGACAAGCAGAATTACTTAAACTCTGGCATGAATGGTTTAGTACCCAAGCCCTTTAAGGAATTGGAGGTTATAACGGCTATTTACAAAGGAATGAACTTCTCTAAAAAAGAGAAAAGCAAACAAGAAAATACAGTTGAAAATAGTTTGAGTGATTTTAATGAAATGAATACAGAGGTCGACTTTTCAGAGCTTGTGAAGCTTAGCGGCAATGATCAGGCTTTCTACCGTGACATGCTTCAAACCTTCATAAACGGTGCAGAAGAGGCGTTGGAAAACATTAAAAATGCTCAAGAAAAGGGAGCGTTGGAAAAAATTCCGAACTATGCACACAAGATCAGTGCTCCAGCCAGGCACTTAGGAGCTGAGAAGCTATATAAAGTTCTGAAAAAAATTGAACTTGATGGTCGAAAACAAGTCTTTGACCAATATGAAAGCCTCATTAAGTTGCTGAATGAAGAGCTCAAGGCTGTCTTGGCTTTGGTGAAAAGAGATCTTGAGAAATAG
- a CDS encoding sigma-54-dependent transcriptional regulator, which translates to MKSLKIFVVEDDDWFNKLIVHTLSLNPDHEVISFKTGKDCLRRLNESPDVITIDYRLPDMTGDELLEKVSESDRRIQAIVISEQNEIQTAVDLLKKGAYDYLVKSEDIRDRLLNTIKHISENRALQKEVVILKKEVREKYAFSNAVIGQSSKIKEVFDLASKALNNNITISIVGETGTGKENLAKAIHYNSIQKEGSFVAVNVAAIPDGLIESELFGHEKGAFTGAQTRRIGKFEEADGGTLFLDEIGEMSMNMQVKLLRALQEREVVRIGSNKPVSFNCRIIVATHKDLKEEVKEGNFREDLFYRLLGLSISLPPLRERGPDIILLAEHFARLFAKDNGMPPKRLSDSAKSKLNKYHWPGNIRELKSVIDLAFVLSGEEEITSDHISYSESENMDDLMVTELTLREYTRKIVQLFMKKYNNNTKTVAEKLDIGQTTVYRVLKELEEEQ; encoded by the coding sequence ATGAAAAGCCTCAAAATATTTGTTGTAGAAGATGATGATTGGTTCAACAAACTTATTGTCCATACCCTATCCTTAAATCCAGATCATGAGGTGATTAGCTTTAAGACTGGAAAGGACTGTTTAAGACGGTTGAATGAATCCCCTGACGTCATTACAATTGATTACCGATTGCCTGATATGACAGGAGATGAATTATTAGAGAAAGTATCAGAATCTGATAGACGTATTCAGGCCATCGTAATCTCTGAACAGAACGAGATTCAGACGGCAGTTGACTTATTAAAAAAAGGCGCCTATGATTATCTGGTAAAGTCAGAAGACATTCGAGACAGGTTGCTTAATACCATTAAACATATCTCTGAAAATAGAGCGTTACAGAAAGAGGTGGTCATCTTAAAAAAGGAAGTTCGAGAAAAGTATGCGTTCTCCAATGCTGTTATCGGACAAAGTTCAAAGATAAAAGAGGTATTTGACCTTGCTTCTAAAGCTCTGAATAATAATATCACGATCTCAATTGTAGGTGAGACAGGAACGGGCAAAGAAAATTTAGCGAAAGCAATTCACTATAACTCTATTCAGAAAGAGGGTTCTTTCGTTGCTGTAAATGTAGCTGCGATACCCGATGGCTTAATTGAGAGTGAGTTATTCGGACACGAAAAGGGAGCATTTACGGGAGCTCAAACCAGAAGGATTGGTAAGTTTGAAGAGGCAGATGGAGGAACACTTTTCTTGGATGAAATTGGGGAGATGAGTATGAATATGCAGGTCAAGCTGTTGAGAGCATTGCAAGAGAGAGAGGTTGTTCGGATAGGCAGCAATAAACCGGTATCCTTTAATTGTAGAATAATTGTTGCTACGCATAAAGATCTTAAAGAAGAAGTTAAAGAAGGTAACTTTAGAGAAGATCTTTTCTATAGATTGCTGGGGCTCTCTATTAGTCTTCCTCCTCTTCGTGAGAGAGGGCCTGACATTATTTTATTAGCTGAACACTTTGCTCGTCTTTTTGCTAAAGATAATGGTATGCCTCCAAAAAGACTCAGTGATTCAGCGAAAAGTAAGCTGAATAAATATCACTGGCCTGGAAATATCCGGGAGCTAAAATCGGTCATAGATCTTGCTTTTGTACTATCTGGTGAAGAAGAAATTACTTCAGACCATATCAGTTACTCAGAATCTGAGAATATGGATGATTTAATGGTCACTGAATTAACACTCAGAGAGTATACCAGAAAAATTGTCCAGCTTTTTATGAAAAAATATAACAACAACACGAAAACGGTTGCCGAAAAACTTGACATCGGGCAAACAACTGTTTATCGGGTATTGAAAGAATTGGAAGAAGAACAATAG
- a CDS encoding response regulator yields the protein MRTKKDFKIVIVEDDLYYNKALTKYVGTICNPKVYPGINFDIQSYFTAHDCIENLEPDVDLMLLDFYLINDEEYDIIYGDEVVEVVNKYCPNCKIIMVSEQGSTHLTAQMLRNGIYDYIDKNTNSKNRIGSVIQKLVKDAAA from the coding sequence ATGAGAACTAAGAAAGATTTTAAAATAGTAATCGTTGAAGATGATCTTTATTACAACAAGGCTTTAACCAAGTATGTGGGTACGATCTGTAACCCCAAGGTATATCCAGGAATTAACTTTGATATCCAATCTTATTTTACGGCACATGACTGTATCGAAAACTTGGAACCTGATGTAGATCTCATGTTGTTAGACTTCTACTTAATTAATGATGAAGAATATGACATCATCTACGGTGATGAGGTTGTTGAGGTAGTTAATAAATATTGTCCGAACTGCAAGATTATTATGGTAAGCGAGCAGGGAAGCACTCATTTAACGGCCCAGATGTTAAGAAATGGAATCTATGATTACATCGACAAAAATACAAACTCTAAAAACCGAATTGGATCGGTTATTCAGAAGTTGGTCAAAGATGCGGCAGCCTAG